The following nucleotide sequence is from Terriglobales bacterium.
CGGCGATGTTGGCCAGCGACCACACCGGCACCTCGCTGTCGCCATGCTCGCCGATGATGTAAGCATGCACGCTGCGTGGATCCACCCCGAAATGCTTGGAGAGCAGGTGGCGGAAGCGGGCCGTGTCCAGGATGGTCCCCGAGCCGATCACCCGCCGCGCCAGCAGCCCCGAGAGCCGCAGGGTGGCATAGGTGAGCACGTCCACCGGGTTCGTGGCTACCAGGATGATGCCCTCGGGGTTATGCTTCGCCACCTGGGGGATGATCTCGCCGAACACCGCCGCATTGCGCTGCACCAGCTGGATACGCGTCTCTCCCGGCTTCTGCCCCACCCCCGCCGCGATCACCGTCACCGCCGCCCCGGCGCAATCAGCGTAGTCCCCCGCCCAGACGCGGGTAGGCTTGGCGAAGGGCTCGGTGTGGTTCAGGTCCATGGCTTCGCCTTCGGCGCGCGCCCGGTTGACGTCGATAAGCACGATCTCCGAAGCCAGCCCGCTCAGGAGGAGGGCGTAAGCGAAGGTGGAGCCGACATTCCCGGTCCCCACGACTGCGACTCGATTGGTCTGTTGTGCCATACGGCATGATACCCAATTCATACTCCGCCGGCGCTGTGACGCCCGCCCGCGTCGTGAGTGATGAGTGCCTGACCGTACTTTGCTGAGTACCGAGTACTCCGTACTGAGTACTATAGGAGCAATGTCCGCCGCTCCTCAGACCCTGTTCATCGACGCCGACGACACGCTCTGGGAGAACAACGTCTACTTCGAGCGCGCCATCGCCGATTTCATCTCCTTCCTGAACCATCGCGAGTACACGCCGCAGCAAGTCCGGCAGGTGCTCAATGACGTGGAGCGCGACTGCATCGTGCGCCACGGCTACGGGCTGCACAGCTTCGTGCATGCTTTGGTGGACACCTTCGAGCGCCTGGCGGTCGAGCCGCTCACCCCTGCCGTGCACCAGACCATCCTCGGCTTTGCCCAAGTCATCGCCGACAAGCCGGTCGAGCTCATCTCCGGCGTGCCCGAGACCCTCGAATACCTCACCGCTCGGCACCATCTCATCCTGATGACCAAGGGCAACCTCACCGAGCAGATGGGCAAGATCGAGCGCTCCGGACTCAAGCACTTCTTTGCCGCCCACGAGATCGTCGCCGAGAAAGACCCCTCGACATACGCCTCGGTGGTCGAGAAGTATGGCCTGGCCCGCGACCTGACCTGGATGGTCGGCAACAGCCCCAAGTCCGACATCAATCCGGCCCTGGCCGCAGGCCTCAACGCCGTGTTCGTGCCTCACGACATGACCTGGGTCCTGGAACACGAGGAGGTCAGCCAGCCGCAAGATGGATCGAGTCTCTTGGTTCTCCAGAGATTCCCGGATCTCCAGATCCATTTCTGAGTCCTGAGTACCGAGTACTGAGTACTTCGGTTTGCCCGGGCATTACTCTCGATAGCACCAAGTTAACCAATAGCCAGGCGTGGCTGCCGGGCGCCGCCGCATGGTAGGCTCAGACTGCTCTGGGATTTGTCTGCCGCTTCGTTGGCAGCAAGAGAAACCAATTTCCGGCGCCTCCTGCTCACCTTCAAGACTCTGGCCGAGTTGGGGCCCGAGCTGACCTCTGACCGCACGGTCGCCGAGGTCGCTGAGTCTATCCTCGTCCTGCTGCTGGAGACGGTGGAAACGAGCGAAGGCGCGCTGTTCCGCTTCGACGACCGCCCGGCCATGCTTACCGCGCTGGCGGCCCGCGGCTTCTCTCTGTTTCCGGAAAAGGCCGTCATCCCGCTGCTTCCGCGCCATGTACATGCCTTGGCCGCCGCCGCCATGCCGCAGGCCCTGTCTGGCAGGCTTTGTGAGAGCTACCTGAGCTCCAACGGCAACGTCGCGCCGGAGCTGTTCAAGTGCCTGGTGCCGTTGAAGGTGGGCCCGAAGCTGGTGGGCGTCGTGGCCCTCGGCCGGCGCCAGGGCGAATCACCGTACGGCGATGACGACCTCGAGGCCCTGGGGCTGCTCTCCAACTACGTCGCCTTGGCAGTCCAGAACCGGGTGCTCGCAGATTCCCTCCAGCAGCGCATCGCCGAGAACTTGAAGCTGATGGCCTCCCTGCACGGCTTCTACGACAACACGCTTCACGCCTTCGCCGCGGCCATCGACGCCAAGGATCAGTTCACGCGGGGGCACTCGCGGCGGGTGGCGCACTACGCCGGCGGCATCGCCCAGGCCATGGGCATGGAAGAGCGCGAGGTGGCAGGCGTTCGCGCCGCCGGACTGTTGCACGACGTCGGCAAGGTCACCGTGGACAAGTACATCTTCTCCAAGCCCGGGAAGCTGGAACCCAACGAATT
It contains:
- a CDS encoding L-lactate dehydrogenase is translated as MAQQTNRVAVVGTGNVGSTFAYALLLSGLASEIVLIDVNRARAEGEAMDLNHTEPFAKPTRVWAGDYADCAGAAVTVIAAGVGQKPGETRIQLVQRNAAVFGEIIPQVAKHNPEGIILVATNPVDVLTYATLRLSGLLARRVIGSGTILDTARFRHLLSKHFGVDPRSVHAYIIGEHGDSEVPVWSLANIAGMRLVAFAEAHVIPMDEKRMQEIFISTRDAAYAIIQRKGATYYAVAAGLMRIVEAILRDQRTVLSVSSLVDGLYGLSGVCLSLPTVVNRSGIERVLRLDLAAEELAGLCHSADVLKGVIASLELPRAA
- a CDS encoding HAD family hydrolase, which gives rise to MSAAPQTLFIDADDTLWENNVYFERAIADFISFLNHREYTPQQVRQVLNDVERDCIVRHGYGLHSFVHALVDTFERLAVEPLTPAVHQTILGFAQVIADKPVELISGVPETLEYLTARHHLILMTKGNLTEQMGKIERSGLKHFFAAHEIVAEKDPSTYASVVEKYGLARDLTWMVGNSPKSDINPALAAGLNAVFVPHDMTWVLEHEEVSQPQDGSSLLVLQRFPDLQIHF
- a CDS encoding HD domain-containing phosphohydrolase, whose product is MAARETNFRRLLLTFKTLAELGPELTSDRTVAEVAESILVLLLETVETSEGALFRFDDRPAMLTALAARGFSLFPEKAVIPLLPRHVHALAAAAMPQALSGRLCESYLSSNGNVAPELFKCLVPLKVGPKLVGVVALGRRQGESPYGDDDLEALGLLSNYVALAVQNRVLADSLQQRIAENLKLMASLHGFYDNTLHAFAAAIDAKDQFTRGHSRRVAHYAGGIAQAMGMEEREVAGVRAAGLLHDVGKVTVDKYIFSKPGKLEPNEFREMADHTTIGYQIVHGVEFPWPEIPAVVRSHHERSDGSGYPDKLHKDETSTPTRIMAVADTFDAMTSDRAHRHSFSVGEALSEIVRSTPQKFDPDIVQAILIQVRRDAVGRNQAPFLDQHVVCNISAPDIDHLAAMVHYKTSNGRVHSC